One stretch of Candidatus Binatia bacterium DNA includes these proteins:
- a CDS encoding RidA family protein, with the protein MAKRTSIEIPGLAHGVPIPNGAKIGNLVFSSAISGKNTETGKLPQDPDEQAEVLFRNVQKFMELAGGSPENIGMMTVFLRDEKYRESINKAWLKMFPDAHNRPARHAVKADLRGEVLFQVEVIAVL; encoded by the coding sequence ATGGCAAAACGAACCTCCATCGAAATTCCCGGACTGGCGCACGGCGTCCCGATTCCCAATGGGGCCAAAATCGGCAACCTGGTTTTTTCCTCCGCCATTTCGGGCAAGAATACCGAAACCGGGAAGCTGCCGCAGGACCCGGACGAGCAGGCCGAAGTTCTATTCCGCAACGTGCAAAAATTCATGGAGCTGGCCGGCGGCTCGCCGGAGAACATCGGCATGATGACGGTGTTTCTGAGAGACGAAAAATACCGCGAGTCGATCAACAAGGCATGGCTCAAGATGTTTCCGGACGCGCACAACCGCCCGGCGCGCCACGCGGTCAAAGCCGACCTGCGAGGAGAGGTGCTGTTTCAGGTGGAGGTCATCGCGGTGCTGTGA